Proteins found in one Hemibagrus wyckioides isolate EC202008001 linkage group LG23, SWU_Hwy_1.0, whole genome shotgun sequence genomic segment:
- the l3mbtl1b gene encoding lethal(3)malignant brain tumor-like protein 1 isoform X1 → MTDTPASNSSASGAEFDMMAALDWKDGIATLPGSNIRFRMTEFGTLEIVTDPEPKDKEEESPCLQPESTPSNGSSEPPSHSNQSETATPRTCDVAPSGLQTQTGSSSTTSANREDRPNVEMVSCKSCGHSGSRESFLQGKFCSSGCVQPSSGRSTPGDTGEGERLGKRIRKKKKMFMESEDDEEDNIEEEEEKFRVSKGRKAAKLARLVTAAPAKKKAWSWPAFLEEEKAVAAPLKLFKEHQAFPQSRNAFKVGMKLEGLDPCHPAFFCVLTVAEVQGYRTRLHFDGYPECYDFWVNADSWDVKPPGWCEKMGLKLLLPKGCKDGEFNWNTYVKNCRGQLAPKHCFKSLNTSVTPSGFRAGMKLEAVDRKNPSLICVATISAVVDNRLLIHFDNWDDTYDYWCDASSPYIHPVGYCEETELTLTTPAEKLLRTHITSNAVEEQAQVLLLSAKSSHSCRRHILTKIGLMKIGKRPGDHQLSGFDELMFLPGRSGTRCGLPPQEYKQPNSFSWEKYLEETGTQAAPARAFKQRPPHGFQLGMKVEAVDKRNPMLIRVTTISDTEDHRVKIHFDGWSDEYDYWVDADSPDLHPVGWCQKTGHPLQNPSSSSDPQVPPGQGCPTSGCNGVGHIKGPRYGTHYTAVSCPYSELNLNKEGLLPDRLSGERPVTLSGPTRHRRTESVTQTPSATPTPTPTPTGSNPESNENMDNPSPTKTATAAKCTKPNQVKNEGNGKVDSLQQFLHDSVFCGWEPPKFQHCWEKHGKLLPEALGLSAKTVAKWSTDEVAGFVRKLPGCREHAAIFRNEQIDGEAFLLLTQSDIVKILSIKLGPALKIYNCILMLRSVDEE, encoded by the exons ATGACAGACACACCTGCCAGCAATAGCTCAGCCTCAGGAGCAGAATTTGACATGATGGCTGCTCTTGATTGGAAGGATGGCATCGCTACGTTACCTGGCAGTAATATCCGG ttccgGATGACAGAATTTGGGACGCTTGAGATCGTAACAGATCCAGAGCCTAAAGACAAAGAAGAGGAGTCTCCATGCCTACAGCCGGAGTCTACACCCTCTAACGGCTCGTCAGAGCCACCCAGTCATTCGAACCAGTCAGAAACAGCAACACCACGTACATGTGATGTGG CTCCATCTGGACTGCAGACACAGACAGGTAGCTCCAGCACAACGAGCGCCAACAGAGAGGATCGCCCCAATGTAGAGATGGTCAGCTGCAAGTCCTGTGGCCACTCAGGTTCCCGGGAGTCTTTTCTCCAGGGGAAATTCTGCAGTTCTGGCTGTGTACAGCCCAGTAGTGGAAG GTCAACACCAGGTGATACCGGAGAAGGTGAGCGTTTAGGTAAGCGAAttcgaaagaagaagaagatgttcATGGAGtctgaggatgatgaggaggacaATATCGAGGAAGAAGAG GAGAAGTTTAGAGTCTCAAAAGGCAGAAAAGCAGCCAAACTTGCCAGATTGG TAACCGCCGCTCCTGCGAAGAAGAAGGCTTGGAGCTGGCCGGCCTTTCTAGAGGAAGAGAAAGCTGTGGCTGCCCccttaaaattatttaaagag CACCAGGCTTTTCCTCAGAGCAGGAATGCCTTTAAGGTTGGAATGAAGTTGGAGGGCCTGGACCCCTGCCATCCTGCTTTCTTCTGTGTGCTCACTGTGGCGGAG GTCCAGGGTTACAGAACAAGACTTCATTTTGATGGTTATCCAGAGTGCTATGACTTCTGGGTCAATGCCGATTCGTGGGATGTGAAACCACCAGGCTGGTGTGAGAAGATGGGCCTCAAGCTGCTGCTGCCCAAAG GTTGCAAAGATGGAGAATTTAATTGGAACACTTATGTAAAGAATTGTAGAGGCCAACTGGCACCCAAACATTGCTTCAAAAGTCTTAATACC TCAGTGACCCCCTCAGGCTTTCGTGCTGGGATGAAGCTAGAGGCCGTCGACAGGAAAAACCCATCTCTAATCTGTGTAGCTACAATATCCGCCGTTGTGGATAACCGCCTCCTCATCCACTTTGATAACTGGGATGATACATATGATTACTG GTGTGATGCCAGCAGTCCGTATATACATCCAGTTGGGTATTGTGAGGAAACGGAGTTAACCCTGACCACACCTGCAG AAAAGCTTCTcagaacacacatcacatcgAATGCGGTGGAGGAGCAAGCTCAAGTTCTACTTCTGTCAGCTAAGAGCAGCCACAGCTGTCGCCGGCACATACTGACCAAAATAGGACTGatgaagattggaaaaagaccaggtgatcATCAGCTGTCCGGTTTTGATGAGCTCATGTTCTTGCCTGGCAGGAGTGGAACCCGCTGTGGTcttccacctcaag aGTATAAGCAACCAAACAGTTTCTCATGGGAGAAATACCTGGAAGAGACCGGAACCCAAGCAGCACCTGCTAGAGCCTTCAAACAG AGACCTCCACATGGCTTTCAGCTGGGGATGAAGGTGGAGGCAGTGGACAAACGCAACCCCATGCTCATCCGCGTTACCACAATATCAGACACAGAGGACCACAGGGTCAAG atccATTTTGATGGTTGGAGCGATGAATACGATTACTGGGTGGATGCCGATAGCCCCGATCTGCATCCTGTCGGATGGTGTCAAAAGACTGGTCATCCTTTGCAGAACCCCAGTA gttCTAGTGATCCCCAGGTCCCTCCAGGACAAGGCTGCCCTACTTCAGGATGCAATGGGGTTGGACACATTAAAGGACCTCGCTATGGAACACATTACAC GGCTGTTAGCTGTCCCTACTCTGAGCTGAATCTGAATAAGGAGGGGCTGCTGCCCGACAGGCTGAGCGGAGAGAGGCCAGTGACACTGAGTGGACCTACACGGCACAGGCGCACAGAATCGGTCACACAGACTCCCTcagccacacccacacccacacctacacctACGGGCAGCAATCCTGAATCCAATGAAAACATGGACAACCCTTCACCAACCAA GACTGCCACTGCAGCCAAGTGCACTAAACCGAATCAGGTGAAGAATGAAGGAAATGGAAAAG TTGACTCTCTGCAGCAGTTCTTGCATGACTCTGTGTTCTGTGGCTGGGAGCCACCCAAATTTCAGCATTGCTGGGAGAAACATGGCAAGCTGTTACCTGAAGCACTGGGTCTCAGTGCAAAGACAGTGGCCAAGTGGAGCACAGACGAG GTTGCCGGTTTTGTGAGAAAGCTACCAGGCTGCAGGGAGCATGCTGCCATTTTCAGGAATGAA CAGATTGATGGTGAagccttcctcctcctcacccAGTCTGATATTGTAAAGATCCTAAGTATCAAGCTGGGCCCTGCTCTGAAAATCTATAACTGCATTCTTATGCTGAGGAGCGTAGATGAGGAATAG
- the l3mbtl1b gene encoding lethal(3)malignant brain tumor-like protein 1 isoform X2, translating into MTDTPASNSSASGAEFDMMAALDWKDGIATLPGSNIRFRMTEFGTLEIVTDPEPKDKEEESPCLQPESTPSNGSSEPPSHSNQSETATPRTCDVAPSGLQTQTGSSSTTSANREDRPNVEMVSCKSCGHSGSRESFLQGKFCSSGCVQPSSGRSTPGDTGEGERLGKRIRKKKKMFMESEDDEEDNIEEEEEKFRVSKGRKAAKLARLVTAAPAKKKAWSWPAFLEEEKAVAAPLKLFKEHQAFPQSRNAFKVGMKLEGLDPCHPAFFCVLTVAEVQGYRTRLHFDGYPECYDFWVNADSWDVKPPGWCEKMGLKLLLPKGCKDGEFNWNTYVKNCRGQLAPKHCFKSLNTSVTPSGFRAGMKLEAVDRKNPSLICVATISAVVDNRLLIHFDNWDDTYDYWCDASSPYIHPVGYCEETELTLTTPAEKLLRTHITSNAVEEQAQVLLLSAKSSHSCRRHILTKIGLMKIGKRPGDHQLSGFDELMFLPGRSGTRCGLPPQEYKQPNSFSWEKYLEETGTQAAPARAFKQRPPHGFQLGMKVEAVDKRNPMLIRVTTISDTEDHRVKIHFDGWSDEYDYWVDADSPDLHPVGWCQKTGHPLQNPSSSDPQVPPGQGCPTSGCNGVGHIKGPRYGTHYTAVSCPYSELNLNKEGLLPDRLSGERPVTLSGPTRHRRTESVTQTPSATPTPTPTPTGSNPESNENMDNPSPTKTATAAKCTKPNQVKNEGNGKVDSLQQFLHDSVFCGWEPPKFQHCWEKHGKLLPEALGLSAKTVAKWSTDEVAGFVRKLPGCREHAAIFRNEQIDGEAFLLLTQSDIVKILSIKLGPALKIYNCILMLRSVDEE; encoded by the exons ATGACAGACACACCTGCCAGCAATAGCTCAGCCTCAGGAGCAGAATTTGACATGATGGCTGCTCTTGATTGGAAGGATGGCATCGCTACGTTACCTGGCAGTAATATCCGG ttccgGATGACAGAATTTGGGACGCTTGAGATCGTAACAGATCCAGAGCCTAAAGACAAAGAAGAGGAGTCTCCATGCCTACAGCCGGAGTCTACACCCTCTAACGGCTCGTCAGAGCCACCCAGTCATTCGAACCAGTCAGAAACAGCAACACCACGTACATGTGATGTGG CTCCATCTGGACTGCAGACACAGACAGGTAGCTCCAGCACAACGAGCGCCAACAGAGAGGATCGCCCCAATGTAGAGATGGTCAGCTGCAAGTCCTGTGGCCACTCAGGTTCCCGGGAGTCTTTTCTCCAGGGGAAATTCTGCAGTTCTGGCTGTGTACAGCCCAGTAGTGGAAG GTCAACACCAGGTGATACCGGAGAAGGTGAGCGTTTAGGTAAGCGAAttcgaaagaagaagaagatgttcATGGAGtctgaggatgatgaggaggacaATATCGAGGAAGAAGAG GAGAAGTTTAGAGTCTCAAAAGGCAGAAAAGCAGCCAAACTTGCCAGATTGG TAACCGCCGCTCCTGCGAAGAAGAAGGCTTGGAGCTGGCCGGCCTTTCTAGAGGAAGAGAAAGCTGTGGCTGCCCccttaaaattatttaaagag CACCAGGCTTTTCCTCAGAGCAGGAATGCCTTTAAGGTTGGAATGAAGTTGGAGGGCCTGGACCCCTGCCATCCTGCTTTCTTCTGTGTGCTCACTGTGGCGGAG GTCCAGGGTTACAGAACAAGACTTCATTTTGATGGTTATCCAGAGTGCTATGACTTCTGGGTCAATGCCGATTCGTGGGATGTGAAACCACCAGGCTGGTGTGAGAAGATGGGCCTCAAGCTGCTGCTGCCCAAAG GTTGCAAAGATGGAGAATTTAATTGGAACACTTATGTAAAGAATTGTAGAGGCCAACTGGCACCCAAACATTGCTTCAAAAGTCTTAATACC TCAGTGACCCCCTCAGGCTTTCGTGCTGGGATGAAGCTAGAGGCCGTCGACAGGAAAAACCCATCTCTAATCTGTGTAGCTACAATATCCGCCGTTGTGGATAACCGCCTCCTCATCCACTTTGATAACTGGGATGATACATATGATTACTG GTGTGATGCCAGCAGTCCGTATATACATCCAGTTGGGTATTGTGAGGAAACGGAGTTAACCCTGACCACACCTGCAG AAAAGCTTCTcagaacacacatcacatcgAATGCGGTGGAGGAGCAAGCTCAAGTTCTACTTCTGTCAGCTAAGAGCAGCCACAGCTGTCGCCGGCACATACTGACCAAAATAGGACTGatgaagattggaaaaagaccaggtgatcATCAGCTGTCCGGTTTTGATGAGCTCATGTTCTTGCCTGGCAGGAGTGGAACCCGCTGTGGTcttccacctcaag aGTATAAGCAACCAAACAGTTTCTCATGGGAGAAATACCTGGAAGAGACCGGAACCCAAGCAGCACCTGCTAGAGCCTTCAAACAG AGACCTCCACATGGCTTTCAGCTGGGGATGAAGGTGGAGGCAGTGGACAAACGCAACCCCATGCTCATCCGCGTTACCACAATATCAGACACAGAGGACCACAGGGTCAAG atccATTTTGATGGTTGGAGCGATGAATACGATTACTGGGTGGATGCCGATAGCCCCGATCTGCATCCTGTCGGATGGTGTCAAAAGACTGGTCATCCTTTGCAGAACCCCA gttCTAGTGATCCCCAGGTCCCTCCAGGACAAGGCTGCCCTACTTCAGGATGCAATGGGGTTGGACACATTAAAGGACCTCGCTATGGAACACATTACAC GGCTGTTAGCTGTCCCTACTCTGAGCTGAATCTGAATAAGGAGGGGCTGCTGCCCGACAGGCTGAGCGGAGAGAGGCCAGTGACACTGAGTGGACCTACACGGCACAGGCGCACAGAATCGGTCACACAGACTCCCTcagccacacccacacccacacctacacctACGGGCAGCAATCCTGAATCCAATGAAAACATGGACAACCCTTCACCAACCAA GACTGCCACTGCAGCCAAGTGCACTAAACCGAATCAGGTGAAGAATGAAGGAAATGGAAAAG TTGACTCTCTGCAGCAGTTCTTGCATGACTCTGTGTTCTGTGGCTGGGAGCCACCCAAATTTCAGCATTGCTGGGAGAAACATGGCAAGCTGTTACCTGAAGCACTGGGTCTCAGTGCAAAGACAGTGGCCAAGTGGAGCACAGACGAG GTTGCCGGTTTTGTGAGAAAGCTACCAGGCTGCAGGGAGCATGCTGCCATTTTCAGGAATGAA CAGATTGATGGTGAagccttcctcctcctcacccAGTCTGATATTGTAAAGATCCTAAGTATCAAGCTGGGCCCTGCTCTGAAAATCTATAACTGCATTCTTATGCTGAGGAGCGTAGATGAGGAATAG
- the l3mbtl1b gene encoding lethal(3)malignant brain tumor-like protein 4 isoform X3, whose protein sequence is MTDTPASNSSASGAEFDMMAALDWKDGIATLPGSNIRFRMTEFGTLEIVTDPEPKDKEEESPCLQPESTPSNGSSEPPSHSNQSETATPRTCDVAPSGLQTQTGSSSTTSANREDRPNVEMVSCKSCGHSGSRESFLQGKFCSSGCVQPSSGRSTPGDTGEGERLGKRIRKKKKMFMESEDDEEDNIEEEEEKFRVSKGRKAAKLARLVTAAPAKKKAWSWPAFLEEEKAVAAPLKLFKEHQAFPQSRNAFKVGMKLEGLDPCHPAFFCVLTVAEVQGYRTRLHFDGYPECYDFWVNADSWDVKPPGWCEKMGLKLLLPKGCKDGEFNWNTYVKNCRGQLAPKHCFKSLNTSVTPSGFRAGMKLEAVDRKNPSLICVATISAVVDNRLLIHFDNWDDTYDYWCDASSPYIHPVGYCEETELTLTTPAEKLLRTHITSNAVEEQAQVLLLSAKSSHSCRRHILTKIGLMKIGKRPEYKQPNSFSWEKYLEETGTQAAPARAFKQRPPHGFQLGMKVEAVDKRNPMLIRVTTISDTEDHRVKIHFDGWSDEYDYWVDADSPDLHPVGWCQKTGHPLQNPSSSSDPQVPPGQGCPTSGCNGVGHIKGPRYGTHYTAVSCPYSELNLNKEGLLPDRLSGERPVTLSGPTRHRRTESVTQTPSATPTPTPTPTGSNPESNENMDNPSPTKTATAAKCTKPNQVKNEGNGKVDSLQQFLHDSVFCGWEPPKFQHCWEKHGKLLPEALGLSAKTVAKWSTDEVAGFVRKLPGCREHAAIFRNEQIDGEAFLLLTQSDIVKILSIKLGPALKIYNCILMLRSVDEE, encoded by the exons ATGACAGACACACCTGCCAGCAATAGCTCAGCCTCAGGAGCAGAATTTGACATGATGGCTGCTCTTGATTGGAAGGATGGCATCGCTACGTTACCTGGCAGTAATATCCGG ttccgGATGACAGAATTTGGGACGCTTGAGATCGTAACAGATCCAGAGCCTAAAGACAAAGAAGAGGAGTCTCCATGCCTACAGCCGGAGTCTACACCCTCTAACGGCTCGTCAGAGCCACCCAGTCATTCGAACCAGTCAGAAACAGCAACACCACGTACATGTGATGTGG CTCCATCTGGACTGCAGACACAGACAGGTAGCTCCAGCACAACGAGCGCCAACAGAGAGGATCGCCCCAATGTAGAGATGGTCAGCTGCAAGTCCTGTGGCCACTCAGGTTCCCGGGAGTCTTTTCTCCAGGGGAAATTCTGCAGTTCTGGCTGTGTACAGCCCAGTAGTGGAAG GTCAACACCAGGTGATACCGGAGAAGGTGAGCGTTTAGGTAAGCGAAttcgaaagaagaagaagatgttcATGGAGtctgaggatgatgaggaggacaATATCGAGGAAGAAGAG GAGAAGTTTAGAGTCTCAAAAGGCAGAAAAGCAGCCAAACTTGCCAGATTGG TAACCGCCGCTCCTGCGAAGAAGAAGGCTTGGAGCTGGCCGGCCTTTCTAGAGGAAGAGAAAGCTGTGGCTGCCCccttaaaattatttaaagag CACCAGGCTTTTCCTCAGAGCAGGAATGCCTTTAAGGTTGGAATGAAGTTGGAGGGCCTGGACCCCTGCCATCCTGCTTTCTTCTGTGTGCTCACTGTGGCGGAG GTCCAGGGTTACAGAACAAGACTTCATTTTGATGGTTATCCAGAGTGCTATGACTTCTGGGTCAATGCCGATTCGTGGGATGTGAAACCACCAGGCTGGTGTGAGAAGATGGGCCTCAAGCTGCTGCTGCCCAAAG GTTGCAAAGATGGAGAATTTAATTGGAACACTTATGTAAAGAATTGTAGAGGCCAACTGGCACCCAAACATTGCTTCAAAAGTCTTAATACC TCAGTGACCCCCTCAGGCTTTCGTGCTGGGATGAAGCTAGAGGCCGTCGACAGGAAAAACCCATCTCTAATCTGTGTAGCTACAATATCCGCCGTTGTGGATAACCGCCTCCTCATCCACTTTGATAACTGGGATGATACATATGATTACTG GTGTGATGCCAGCAGTCCGTATATACATCCAGTTGGGTATTGTGAGGAAACGGAGTTAACCCTGACCACACCTGCAG AAAAGCTTCTcagaacacacatcacatcgAATGCGGTGGAGGAGCAAGCTCAAGTTCTACTTCTGTCAGCTAAGAGCAGCCACAGCTGTCGCCGGCACATACTGACCAAAATAGGACTGatgaagattggaaaaagaccag aGTATAAGCAACCAAACAGTTTCTCATGGGAGAAATACCTGGAAGAGACCGGAACCCAAGCAGCACCTGCTAGAGCCTTCAAACAG AGACCTCCACATGGCTTTCAGCTGGGGATGAAGGTGGAGGCAGTGGACAAACGCAACCCCATGCTCATCCGCGTTACCACAATATCAGACACAGAGGACCACAGGGTCAAG atccATTTTGATGGTTGGAGCGATGAATACGATTACTGGGTGGATGCCGATAGCCCCGATCTGCATCCTGTCGGATGGTGTCAAAAGACTGGTCATCCTTTGCAGAACCCCAGTA gttCTAGTGATCCCCAGGTCCCTCCAGGACAAGGCTGCCCTACTTCAGGATGCAATGGGGTTGGACACATTAAAGGACCTCGCTATGGAACACATTACAC GGCTGTTAGCTGTCCCTACTCTGAGCTGAATCTGAATAAGGAGGGGCTGCTGCCCGACAGGCTGAGCGGAGAGAGGCCAGTGACACTGAGTGGACCTACACGGCACAGGCGCACAGAATCGGTCACACAGACTCCCTcagccacacccacacccacacctacacctACGGGCAGCAATCCTGAATCCAATGAAAACATGGACAACCCTTCACCAACCAA GACTGCCACTGCAGCCAAGTGCACTAAACCGAATCAGGTGAAGAATGAAGGAAATGGAAAAG TTGACTCTCTGCAGCAGTTCTTGCATGACTCTGTGTTCTGTGGCTGGGAGCCACCCAAATTTCAGCATTGCTGGGAGAAACATGGCAAGCTGTTACCTGAAGCACTGGGTCTCAGTGCAAAGACAGTGGCCAAGTGGAGCACAGACGAG GTTGCCGGTTTTGTGAGAAAGCTACCAGGCTGCAGGGAGCATGCTGCCATTTTCAGGAATGAA CAGATTGATGGTGAagccttcctcctcctcacccAGTCTGATATTGTAAAGATCCTAAGTATCAAGCTGGGCCCTGCTCTGAAAATCTATAACTGCATTCTTATGCTGAGGAGCGTAGATGAGGAATAG
- the l3mbtl1b gene encoding lethal(3)malignant brain tumor-like protein 3 isoform X5 — protein sequence MTDTPASNSSASGAEFDMMAALDWKDGIATLPGSNIRFRMTEFGTLEIVTDPEPKDKEEESPCLQPESTPSNGSSEPPSHSNQSETATPRTCDVAPSGLQTQTGSSSTTSANREDRPNVEMVSCKSCGHSGSRESFLQGKFCSSGCVQPSSGRSTPGDTGEGERLGKRIRKKKKMFMESEDDEEDNIEEEEEKFRVSKGRKAAKLARLVTAAPAKKKAWSWPAFLEEEKAVAAPLKLFKEHQAFPQSRNAFKVGMKLEGLDPCHPAFFCVLTVAEVQGYRTRLHFDGYPECYDFWVNADSWDVKPPGWCEKMGLKLLLPKGCKDGEFNWNTYVKNCRGQLAPKHCFKSLNTSVTPSGFRAGMKLEAVDRKNPSLICVATISAVVDNRLLIHFDNWDDTYDYWCDASSPYIHPVGYCEETELTLTTPAEYKQPNSFSWEKYLEETGTQAAPARAFKQRPPHGFQLGMKVEAVDKRNPMLIRVTTISDTEDHRVKIHFDGWSDEYDYWVDADSPDLHPVGWCQKTGHPLQNPSSSDPQVPPGQGCPTSGCNGVGHIKGPRYGTHYTAVSCPYSELNLNKEGLLPDRLSGERPVTLSGPTRHRRTESVTQTPSATPTPTPTPTGSNPESNENMDNPSPTKTATAAKCTKPNQVKNEGNGKVDSLQQFLHDSVFCGWEPPKFQHCWEKHGKLLPEALGLSAKTVAKWSTDEVAGFVRKLPGCREHAAIFRNEQIDGEAFLLLTQSDIVKILSIKLGPALKIYNCILMLRSVDEE from the exons ATGACAGACACACCTGCCAGCAATAGCTCAGCCTCAGGAGCAGAATTTGACATGATGGCTGCTCTTGATTGGAAGGATGGCATCGCTACGTTACCTGGCAGTAATATCCGG ttccgGATGACAGAATTTGGGACGCTTGAGATCGTAACAGATCCAGAGCCTAAAGACAAAGAAGAGGAGTCTCCATGCCTACAGCCGGAGTCTACACCCTCTAACGGCTCGTCAGAGCCACCCAGTCATTCGAACCAGTCAGAAACAGCAACACCACGTACATGTGATGTGG CTCCATCTGGACTGCAGACACAGACAGGTAGCTCCAGCACAACGAGCGCCAACAGAGAGGATCGCCCCAATGTAGAGATGGTCAGCTGCAAGTCCTGTGGCCACTCAGGTTCCCGGGAGTCTTTTCTCCAGGGGAAATTCTGCAGTTCTGGCTGTGTACAGCCCAGTAGTGGAAG GTCAACACCAGGTGATACCGGAGAAGGTGAGCGTTTAGGTAAGCGAAttcgaaagaagaagaagatgttcATGGAGtctgaggatgatgaggaggacaATATCGAGGAAGAAGAG GAGAAGTTTAGAGTCTCAAAAGGCAGAAAAGCAGCCAAACTTGCCAGATTGG TAACCGCCGCTCCTGCGAAGAAGAAGGCTTGGAGCTGGCCGGCCTTTCTAGAGGAAGAGAAAGCTGTGGCTGCCCccttaaaattatttaaagag CACCAGGCTTTTCCTCAGAGCAGGAATGCCTTTAAGGTTGGAATGAAGTTGGAGGGCCTGGACCCCTGCCATCCTGCTTTCTTCTGTGTGCTCACTGTGGCGGAG GTCCAGGGTTACAGAACAAGACTTCATTTTGATGGTTATCCAGAGTGCTATGACTTCTGGGTCAATGCCGATTCGTGGGATGTGAAACCACCAGGCTGGTGTGAGAAGATGGGCCTCAAGCTGCTGCTGCCCAAAG GTTGCAAAGATGGAGAATTTAATTGGAACACTTATGTAAAGAATTGTAGAGGCCAACTGGCACCCAAACATTGCTTCAAAAGTCTTAATACC TCAGTGACCCCCTCAGGCTTTCGTGCTGGGATGAAGCTAGAGGCCGTCGACAGGAAAAACCCATCTCTAATCTGTGTAGCTACAATATCCGCCGTTGTGGATAACCGCCTCCTCATCCACTTTGATAACTGGGATGATACATATGATTACTG GTGTGATGCCAGCAGTCCGTATATACATCCAGTTGGGTATTGTGAGGAAACGGAGTTAACCCTGACCACACCTGCAG aGTATAAGCAACCAAACAGTTTCTCATGGGAGAAATACCTGGAAGAGACCGGAACCCAAGCAGCACCTGCTAGAGCCTTCAAACAG AGACCTCCACATGGCTTTCAGCTGGGGATGAAGGTGGAGGCAGTGGACAAACGCAACCCCATGCTCATCCGCGTTACCACAATATCAGACACAGAGGACCACAGGGTCAAG atccATTTTGATGGTTGGAGCGATGAATACGATTACTGGGTGGATGCCGATAGCCCCGATCTGCATCCTGTCGGATGGTGTCAAAAGACTGGTCATCCTTTGCAGAACCCCA gttCTAGTGATCCCCAGGTCCCTCCAGGACAAGGCTGCCCTACTTCAGGATGCAATGGGGTTGGACACATTAAAGGACCTCGCTATGGAACACATTACAC GGCTGTTAGCTGTCCCTACTCTGAGCTGAATCTGAATAAGGAGGGGCTGCTGCCCGACAGGCTGAGCGGAGAGAGGCCAGTGACACTGAGTGGACCTACACGGCACAGGCGCACAGAATCGGTCACACAGACTCCCTcagccacacccacacccacacctacacctACGGGCAGCAATCCTGAATCCAATGAAAACATGGACAACCCTTCACCAACCAA GACTGCCACTGCAGCCAAGTGCACTAAACCGAATCAGGTGAAGAATGAAGGAAATGGAAAAG TTGACTCTCTGCAGCAGTTCTTGCATGACTCTGTGTTCTGTGGCTGGGAGCCACCCAAATTTCAGCATTGCTGGGAGAAACATGGCAAGCTGTTACCTGAAGCACTGGGTCTCAGTGCAAAGACAGTGGCCAAGTGGAGCACAGACGAG GTTGCCGGTTTTGTGAGAAAGCTACCAGGCTGCAGGGAGCATGCTGCCATTTTCAGGAATGAA CAGATTGATGGTGAagccttcctcctcctcacccAGTCTGATATTGTAAAGATCCTAAGTATCAAGCTGGGCCCTGCTCTGAAAATCTATAACTGCATTCTTATGCTGAGGAGCGTAGATGAGGAATAG